CCCCCAACGCCGCCGTGACCACATTATTTTTAAACAGCGCCTAGTGTATCCACCATGAAGTTGGAGGGGGTTATCGTGGCCACGGTGACGCCCTTTACAAAAGACGGGGTTAACTACGAGGGGCTCAGGCTCCTCCTTTCAAAAATTGTGGAGGCTGGGTACCACGGCATCTTTCCCACGTCGTCAACGGGGGAGGTCACTAAGTTGACTGTTGAGGAGAGGGTGAGGGTTATGCAGTTGGCTAAGGAGGTGGCGGGGGGGAGGGCCCTAGTCGTCGGGGGCACGGGGACGGGTGACCACGTCTCGACGATCGAGGTGGCTAGGAGGTATAGAGACGTGGGGGTGGATCTCCTCTTGATCACGCCGCCTTACTACATCCAGTACGACTGGGCCGCCATATACGCCTTCTACAAAAAGGTGCTCGACAAGGTGGACATGCCGGTCATTCTCTACACCATCCCCCTGGCCACGGGGTACAACATCCCCGTGGAGGTCTTTGAGCTTGTTGCCAACGAATACAGCCAGGTGGTGGGGGTTAAGGACAGCTCTGGCGACTTCCGCTACCACCTCGACCTAATCCACCTACTGGGGAGGAGGCTCTCAGTCCTGCAGGGTCTGGACATGTTGTTCGTGCCGTCGCTGTTGATGGGGGCCCACGGCGGCGTCTTGGCGGGTCCCAACTTCCTAGGCGCTCTGACCCTCAAGGAGTACCAGCTGGTGAGAGAGGGGAAGGTGGCGGAGGCCGTGGAGCTACACAACAGGCTGATGCCGCTGTGGAGGTTTATGGGCGGCTGCGGCTTGGTGGGGAAGCTGGGTGGCAAGTGGCCCACCCTATACAAGCTCGCGGCTCAGCTGGTCCACGGCGTGGACATGGGTCCGCCGAGGGAGCCCCTCCCGCCTGTGGACGACAAAGACGTGAAGGAGCTCCACAGGCTCTTGAAGGAGCTGGGGCTTATATAGGGCGTGGGGGTTGTAGACAGGAGGGTTTTCGAGGCTCGTAAAAAGGCGTTTGTGGAGAGGCTGGAGAGGGAGGCTCTCCAAGACAGGGTGGACGGCGACATTCTGCCCCTCCTCCGCCTCCTCAACACACACCCCGACATATACACCACCTCAAGCTGTAGCGGCAGGATTATGGTGGCCGAGGCCGTGAGGCCTAGCTATAGCAAGGGGCGCGGCTTCAGGCCTGTGGCGAAGTGGCACCACCCTGTGGACGTGGACTTGGTGGGGGAGGTGGCCGCGGGGCTGGACAACGCCTGGCTAATGGTGAGGGGGGCTATTCTTCACCTAGCCGCCGCCGACGCGAAGACGGCGTATAGGCTGGTGGAGCTGGGGCGGGAGACCGGGCATAAACACAGCGGTATTATTGCCATAAACCGCGGGGGTATATTCGTGGAGATCCTCGGCGAGGAGCGGCTGGACATCCCTCTAAAAGCCGGGGGGCGCCTCATGGCAGATCTAGAGGCGGCTGTGGATATGGCTAACAAGACGCTGGCGCTGGCGAAGCTGAGGCTCTACTGGCTGGCCGCCAGGATCGAGTCGGCCCTCTTCGGCGTAGAGGCCCCCACCAGCGAGGAGATAAGAGCCGTCATTAGGAGGTTTCTCCAATGCCTTTGAACAACGGCGCTACGCAAGATTTTTTAAATTGGATACACGGCGCACACATGGCGAGGGCAAAAACAGCAAGAGCAGACACAGACCCCAGGAGGGTACAGCTCCTAAAAATAATAGAGGAGCACGGCGCCGTGACCCAGGGACAGCTAGCCAGACTAACTGGCTTCAGCTGGGGCAAGCTACAGTGGCACCTCTACGTCCTTGAGAGAGACGGCAAGGTGAGGAGAGTTTCTAAAAACGGCGTGGTGTACTACGTCTCGGCGCGTCTCACCCCACCTTTGTTAGATTTAGAGGAAGTGGGTTGAAGACCAGGGGCTTGTTCAACAAGCCGAGTGTTATATCCGTCTTGTTGCCAGTGGCTGTCACCTCTCTCGGCGCCACGACGTCGGGTGGGGCCGCTATTCTGTAACTGCCCCGGGGGAGGCCCCTCACCTCCACTGTGAAGGTGCGGTCCGTGGGGACTAGGCCAAGTACGCCGGGGCCGGGGAGGGTTTGGTTATAGGCGCCGCTCAGCTTCACATTCTTTATACACGTCACATATACGTACCTGTTAATTGTGTAGTTGACGCCGAGGTAGCTAACTTCTCTTATGTCTAGTGGCTTGCTAGACCTGAGCTCTAGGTATATGTTTAGCACACCCAGCCTCTGGGTCTCGTTTATTAGATACGGCTTGAAGTACTCCCTCTCCAGGGCGAGCACCGAGGCTGTCTGTAGGTCAAGTGTGGCGTTTTGAGTCACAGCCTTAAAGTTGTAGACTGTGACCGGGTCTTCGGGTCGGGTTCTTTCAACAGTAATGTTAAAGTAGTACACATAGTCGCTTCCAATCTCCGCGCATTTAGTTACATTAGGTGGAGAGACGTATAAGACGACGTTCAGGACGCGCGACTGCGTCCCAACCGTCGTCGTTGTGGTCCTCGGCGTGTGTGTAGATGTGTTGCTCGGCGTTGGCTGTGTCGGGGTCGTAGGCGTCGGGGCTGGAGCACTCGGCGTCGTTGGAGGTGTCGTCGTGTGTACGTACAACACATAGATTAGAGAGGCGCCGGCGGCTATAACCAACGCCAGCGCTATAGCAACTGCGTAGTTTATTATAGACGTCATAGCGAGGCGTTTACGTACTCCACAAAGTCAATGACGGCGTCTATGTCGGCCTTGGCTTCTGAATCTACGGCGTTTAGGTTAAGTGTGAGGGGCGTGACGGCTATGTTGCCCTCCTTCAGAACTACATAGACATCTGTGTCGGGCTCGGGGGCTAGGTCCCTGCCGTATAGCCAGTAGTACTTAACCCCCCTGGGGTCCGTCCGCTCCTCCAGCAACTGCGCGTATCTCAACTTTGCCGCTTTTACAAGCCGGGCCCTCACCCCCCTCTTAACTCTTCGGGGGAAGTTTATGCTAATTACGTCGACGCCCCGCGGCATCCCCCGCTTCAGTACGAAGCTGGCTGAGGAGATCACCACAGACTCCATTATCTCCAGGGCCTCCTTGTCGTTCAGCACCTCCCCCCAGCTTTCGACATATGCCGAGTAGGCCAGCGCCGGTATGCCGAGAAGCGCGGCTTGAAACGCCGCTCCCAGCGTGCCGGAGGAGAGTATAACCTGTAGGGAGGTGTTGTCGCCTAGATTTACGCCGGACAGCACCAAGTCGTACCTCCTGCCGAGGCCCAGGGTGGCTAGGTAGACGGTGTCTGAAGGCGTGCCGGAGGTGGCCAGCGCCTTGAATCCGCAGAGATCAGCCTCGTACATCCGCAGGGGTTTGTGGAGGGTGATGCCGAGCCCCGTCGCAGACTTCGGCGACTCGGGCGCCACCACGTCCACCTCCCCCAGAGCCGCGGCGAATTGGTAGAGAAGCCGCAGACCCGGGCTGTGGATACCGTCGTCGTTGGTGACAAGTATCCTCACGTAGGAAGAGGATCAGAGGTATTTATTGGTTTAGACGAGCTGAAGCTCTATCTTGACGGTGTCGGGCACCCTAATTGTCATGAGCCTTCTGAGAACCCTCTCGGAAGCTTCGATGTCTATGAGGCGTTTAGATATGCGCATCTCCCAGTGGTCGTAGGTGTGGTAGCCCTGGCCAGACGGCGCCCTTCTAACAGTCACCACGAGGCGCCTCGTGGGCAGTGGAATAGGCCCCCTCACCTGCACCCCCATCTTCTTAGCCAAGTCGACGATCTCGCGGGCCACCTGCTCCACATCGGCGGGATTCGTGCCGTAGAGCCTAATCCTCACCTTCCTCCTCGCGGCTAGAGACATGGCCGTGCTGTAATTCCGAGGTTTATAAACATTTTCACACACCAACAATTTTATATAGCCCATCCGCGGTTTCTGGGCATGAACAGGCCGCCTAACGGCGTTTACTACATCAAGACGCCGGTGGAGCTCAGGGCATTTATCAACCTGCTTAAAAAGTTTAGGGGCTACGCCACTACCCTAATCACACTGTACATAAACGCAGAGAGGCCCATGCCCGACGTACTCAACCTACTCAGGTCTGAGTGGTCGACAGCCTCTAACATAAAGGACAAGACTACGAGGACACACGTCCAGGACACTCTGGAGCGGATAATAAACAACTTGAAGGGGGAGGCCAAGGCGCCGGAGAACGGCATGGCGGTTTTCGCAGGCTTCCACATGATTAACCAGGGGAACTACGAGTGGGTTTACTACGTCGTGGTGCCTCCTCAGCCGATAAACACCTTTAAATACATATGCGACACCGCCTTCCACACCGAGATTTTGGAGGATCAGCTACACGCCGGCGTCGTCTACGGCATAGTGGTTGTGGAGAGGGGGGAGGCCGTGATCGCCCTCCTCAAGGGGGGCCAGTGGGAGGTGGTTAAGACAGTGGAGTTCTTCGTCCCGGGTAAGCACAGCGCCGGCGGCCAGTCGGCGAACCGCTACAAGAGGCAGACGGAGCACCTAGCTGAGGCCTTCTATAAACTTGTGGCCGAGGAGGTGAATAAGATATTTCTCCAGATACCCACGCTGAAGGGGATAATCGTGGGCGGCCCCGGCCCCACCAAGGAGGACTTCTTAGAGGAGGGGGGCCTCGACTACCGCCTAAAGGACAAGGTCCTAGCGGTCGTGCCGGCTTGTTGCGCCAATGAGTACGGCGTCACCGAGGCCATCAGAAACGCCCAGGAGGCGCTTAAGGAGAGCGAATATGTCAAGGCTAAGGAGGTTATGGACAGGGTTATGTACTACGCGGTGAAGAAAAGCGACTACCTCGTATACGGCAGGGAGAGGGCCCTCAAGGCTTTGGAAACCGGCATGGCCGAGGTGGTGGTGGTGGCGGAGGAGCTGGGCGAAGACGCAGTGCTGGAGGTCGTGATGAAGGCAGAGGAGAAGGGAGTAAAGGTGGAGGTGGTGCCCCGCGGCGTCGAGGAGTCCAAAACCCTGATACAGGCCTTCGGCGGCTACGTCGCTATCTTATCTACGCCGATCTGGGTCTTCGAGCAACAGATGGCCCAGGCGGCAGAGGCGGCGCAGTAGAGCCGGCACGCGGCAGTTACCGGGGGGGGGGGGGACGTCGCGTGGCCGCCGGCTCGCCGCTTTGTAGAGACCTCGACCTCTCCTATCGGCGTTTGGAGTGAAAACCCTAGAGCTGGATGACTTGGTCGGCTACTTCTTCGAATTCGCCTAGGTGCGACGTTACGATGACCGTGGGTACTATGGAGGTGAGTTCCCGGATTAGCTCTACGATTTTTCTGCGGTGGTGCTCGTCGAGGTGTTCGGTTGGCTCGTCGAACATCATAAAGGGGGCCCCGCCGAGGAGGGCTCTCGCCAGGGCGACTCTCAGCGAGAGGGCGAGGAGGTTCTGCTCTCCCAGCGACAGCAGGCCGTGCTCTATGTAGCCGGTGGGTGTGGCTAC
The sequence above is drawn from the Pyrobaculum ferrireducens genome and encodes:
- a CDS encoding dihydrodipicolinate synthase family protein; the protein is MKLEGVIVATVTPFTKDGVNYEGLRLLLSKIVEAGYHGIFPTSSTGEVTKLTVEERVRVMQLAKEVAGGRALVVGGTGTGDHVSTIEVARRYRDVGVDLLLITPPYYIQYDWAAIYAFYKKVLDKVDMPVILYTIPLATGYNIPVEVFELVANEYSQVVGVKDSSGDFRYHLDLIHLLGRRLSVLQGLDMLFVPSLLMGAHGGVLAGPNFLGALTLKEYQLVREGKVAEAVELHNRLMPLWRFMGGCGLVGKLGGKWPTLYKLAAQLVHGVDMGPPREPLPPVDDKDVKELHRLLKELGLI
- a CDS encoding tRNA-wybutosine modification methyltransferase TYW3, producing the protein MGVVDRRVFEARKKAFVERLEREALQDRVDGDILPLLRLLNTHPDIYTTSSCSGRIMVAEAVRPSYSKGRGFRPVAKWHHPVDVDLVGEVAAGLDNAWLMVRGAILHLAAADAKTAYRLVELGRETGHKHSGIIAINRGGIFVEILGEERLDIPLKAGGRLMADLEAAVDMANKTLALAKLRLYWLAARIESALFGVEAPTSEEIRAVIRRFLQCL
- a CDS encoding ArsR/SmtB family transcription factor → MARAKTARADTDPRRVQLLKIIEEHGAVTQGQLARLTGFSWGKLQWHLYVLERDGKVRRVSKNGVVYYVSARLTPPLLDLEEVG
- the surE gene encoding 5'/3'-nucleotidase SurE, yielding MRILVTNDDGIHSPGLRLLYQFAAALGEVDVVAPESPKSATGLGITLHKPLRMYEADLCGFKALATSGTPSDTVYLATLGLGRRYDLVLSGVNLGDNTSLQVILSSGTLGAAFQAALLGIPALAYSAYVESWGEVLNDKEALEIMESVVISSASFVLKRGMPRGVDVISINFPRRVKRGVRARLVKAAKLRYAQLLEERTDPRGVKYYWLYGRDLAPEPDTDVYVVLKEGNIAVTPLTLNLNAVDSEAKADIDAVIDFVEYVNASL
- the rpsJ gene encoding 30S ribosomal protein S10, whose protein sequence is MSLAARRKVRIRLYGTNPADVEQVAREIVDLAKKMGVQVRGPIPLPTRRLVVTVRRAPSGQGYHTYDHWEMRISKRLIDIEASERVLRRLMTIRVPDTVKIELQLV
- the prf1 gene encoding peptide chain release factor aRF-1, whose product is MGMNRPPNGVYYIKTPVELRAFINLLKKFRGYATTLITLYINAERPMPDVLNLLRSEWSTASNIKDKTTRTHVQDTLERIINNLKGEAKAPENGMAVFAGFHMINQGNYEWVYYVVVPPQPINTFKYICDTAFHTEILEDQLHAGVVYGIVVVERGEAVIALLKGGQWEVVKTVEFFVPGKHSAGGQSANRYKRQTEHLAEAFYKLVAEEVNKIFLQIPTLKGIIVGGPGPTKEDFLEEGGLDYRLKDKVLAVVPACCANEYGVTEAIRNAQEALKESEYVKAKEVMDRVMYYAVKKSDYLVYGRERALKALETGMAEVVVVAEELGEDAVLEVVMKAEEKGVKVEVVPRGVEESKTLIQAFGGYVAILSTPIWVFEQQMAQAAEAAQ